One Setaria italica strain Yugu1 chromosome II, Setaria_italica_v2.0, whole genome shotgun sequence DNA segment encodes these proteins:
- the LOC101760224 gene encoding abnormal spindle-like microcephaly-associated protein homolog isoform X1 — MSRREPAASPFRDLSNLLTSTPNPKPVPASPHFFTATKTPLQASTPTPLRRRRPGNGTPAPTRFGRHLRALEVDQSRSARRAEFGRERALRAFADSASSWLSLLLRDPAACGCSPAATGSTAAARPCAVGKRDALDGERGRGGRSPKRRRGGGDRRGERRKEMTPTMVAALRDSLREVCSLEDVTERMEKYMSKDACEEVLVMMFQICKNIDDGRLKMKAHCPLATDLRLKEKATRIFMCYNPDWLRIGLYIVLGGDSLLQSGLGKRDKEFHFLKLILEKQMFSQIMTAKSSSHKKVVEGHHVQGYSESLGNIILKRIFLFVAALDRAKIESALPLEAGIDGLDGGSPLLFYHQGQVKSSRQIIQDSLGEAMHGEGDLLMHLTTMGYKLNYQQTALSEYDFTIRSLFEDLQDGIILCRVVQLLLSDSSIILKVIAPSDTSKKRLSNCTTAIQYIKQAQVPLSDSDGVTISAEDIAAGDKELSLSLLWNVFIHMQLPLLASTSLAHELTRLSVPVMSMEQRMSENKSHMGLIYDWVHVICSKSGITVGSSSQFDRRTLNCLMNYYLNIDIFPHKERQAGCREDLFTCHELGTSTDITSCPSSKMGQVLADIFQDIPASGILADGVLFDEKSAIILLAFLSSHLTNDEKLDQLKDLINMRLDHESPVTKISARHRSRGKNGVKYQPPKTDNKDGSYAIQEWAATVIQTQARSLIAKNKYCKLKKAIFILQGAMRAWSAVTLKSNHSCLTISASTPWQAHGTYNRYFIFIMERHRFVHMRKSATIIQQAVRIWIRGRKRLENNEPFKRYEFPEGKTPSKTSSIAPSPQEHCIGDNKTIASATPWQHCEHADTSQASAAHSLCFDGMDSLGSTTSPLSMFESNCKSTASSQLCEVETSNVISVSKLVSEDEMDCGSNISSQAFFEHGSLVSTRIDLPVRKESVAAQRIQSAYKESVAAQRIQSAYRRFLYNRNLRITAAIKIQSHWRCYSVRNSFTKQVRNIVGIQTSIRLSLHHRACQCHQLSAVLVQRFVRGWLARKRLLGSSLLQTYIILDQSQQRKCHQSLELKIVLHSVIKLQRWWRKFLLHQSVRTSVISIQSFVRGWLARKQLNRIFCCVNIIQRWWRKVLFLESRKRAVTVIQTHFRSWVAQQDAIRTRNCITTIQRWWRKVLFLQLRKRAVIVIQAHFRGWAARQTASRTRKSIIIIQSYVKGYLVRKASKQEVAHIRSRLQKSSALVDDSMRLINRLVAALSQLRHSRSTRSIRQTCTALSTATEYSKKCCETLVTDGAVDILLKQIHLLNRGIPDQEVLKQVFLTLRNIARYPHLRQVLVNIPESAEIIFQELLRNKAAVFFIASDILKKLCESKEGHETARALHHHIKRLRSLVQDLEKKVDLDKRNGRTGAVKENNLRQLREAATLYHLLTCDT, encoded by the exons ATGAGCCGCCGCgagcccgccgcctcccccttccGCGACCTCTCCAACCTCCTCACCTCGACACCTAACCCCAAGCCCGTCCCCGCCTCGCCGCACTTCTTCACCGCCACCAAAACCCCCCTCCAGGCTTCCACTCCgacgccgctccgccgccggagGCCCGGCAACGGCACCCCGGCCCCGACACGCTTCGGACGCCACCTCCGCGCGCTCGAGGTTGACCAGTCgcgctccgcccgccgcgccgagtTCGGCCGCGAGCGCGCCCTCCGCGCCTTCGCTGACTCCGCTTCGTCATGGCTCTCGCTCCTTCTCCGCGACCCCGCCGCCTGCGGCTGCTCCCCGGCGGCCACTGGTTCCACCGCGGCCGCGCGGCCCTGCGCTGTGGGCAAGCGCGACGCGCTCGATGGAGAGCGGGGGCGTGGGGGGCGCAGCCCGAAGAGGCGCCGCGGTGGTGGTGATCGCcgcggggagaggaggaaggagatgacGCCGACAATGGTGGCCGCGTTACGGGATTCTCTGAGGGAGGTGTGCAGCCTGGAGGATGTCACGGAGAGAATGGAGAAGTATATGAGCAAGGACGCGTGCGAGGAGGTGCTCGTCATGATGTTTCAAATCTGTAAG AACATTGATGATGGCAGACTGAAGATGAAAGCACATTGCCCCCTTGCTACTGATCTTAGGCTCAAAGAGAAAGCAACTAGGATTTTCATGTGCTACAATCCAGATTGGCTCAGGATTGGCTTGTATATTGTTCTCGGCGGTGATTCCTTGCTACAGAGTGGATTAGGAAAACGGGACAAAGAGTTTCACTTTCTAAAACTAATTCTGGAGAAGCAGATGTTTTCTCAAATCATGACTGCAAAGTCTTCTTCTCACAAGAAGGTGGTCGAAGGGCACCATGTACAGGGTTACAGTGAATCATTGGGCAATATCATACTGAAAAGAATTTTTCTGTTTGTTGCTGCACTAGACAGAGCCAAAATAGAAAGTGCTCTACCTCTTGAAGCTGGAATCGATGGCCTTGACGGTGGATCCCCTCTTTTATTTTATCACCAAGGCCAAGTAAAATCTAGTCGGCAAATCATCCAGG ACTCTTTGGGGGAGGCCATGCATGGAGAAGGTGACCTTCTGATGCACCTCACAACTATGGGATATAAGCTAAATTATCAACAG ACTGCTCTGTCAGAATATGATTTCACTATAAGGAGTCTATTTGAAGATCTCCAAGATGGCATAATTCTTTGTAGAGTTGTTCAGCTGCTCCTGTCAGATTCATCAATCATTTTG AAAGTGATTGCTCCCTCTGATACAAGTAAGAAGAGGTTGAGTAACTGCACCACTGCTATACAATATATCAAGCAAGCTCAGGTTCCATTATCTGATTCTGATGGAGTCACAATTTCGGCGGAAGACATCGCTGCTGGGGATAAAGAGCTTAGCCTTTCATTGCTGTGGAATGTGTTCATCCATATGCAG CTGCCATTGTTAGCAAGCACATCGCTAGCTCATGAATTAACCAGGCTAAGTGTACCTGTAATGTCAATG GAACAACGAATGTCTGAGAACAAGTCACACATGGGCTTGATTTACGATTGGGTTCAT GTGATATGCTCAAAATCTGGCATAACTGTTGGAAGTTCATCTCAGTTTGACAGAAGAACACTGAACTGCCTCATGAACTATTATTTGAACATTGATATTTTCCCTCACAAG GAAAGACAAGCTGGATGCCGAGAGGACTTGTTCacctgtcatgaacttggtacTTCAACTGATATCACCAGCTGTCCATCCAGCAAGATGGGGCAAGTACTTGCTGAcatttttcag GACATTCCAGCTAGTGGTATCCTAGCTGATGGTGTATTATTTGATGAGAAGAGTGCCATTATTTTGCTAGCTTTCCTATCTTCACATCTGACTAATGACGAAAAATTG GATCAACTAAAGGATTTGATAAATATGAGGTTGGACCACGAGAGCCCGGTGACAAAGATTTCAGCAAGACATAGATCTCGAGGAAAGAATGGTGTAAAGTATCAACCTCCTAAGACAGATAACAAAGATGGCTCATATGCCATCCAAG AATGGGCTGCAACTGTTATTCAGACTCAGGCGAGAAGTCTTATTGCAAAGAATAAATATTGTAAGCTCAAGAAGGCAATATTTATCCTGCAAGGTGCTATGAGGGCATGGTCAGCCGTCACCTTGAAAAGTAACCATAGTTGTCTAACTATTTCTGCCTCTACTCCTTGGCAAGCACATG GAACCTACAACAGATATTTCATTTTCATAATGGAAAGGCATAGATTTGTGCATATGAGAAAATCTGCCACTATAATTCAGCAGGCTGTAAGGATTTGGATTAGAGGAAGAAAAAGGCTTGAGAACAATGAGCCCTTCAAAAGGTATGAGTTCCCAGAAGGTAAAACTCCATCCAAAACTAGTAGCATTGCTCCTTCCCCTCAGGAGCATTGCATTGGTGACAATAAAACCATAGCTTCAGCCACTCCATGGCAGCATTGCGAGCATGCAGATACATCGCAGGCTTCTGCTGCTCATAGTCTTTGTTTTGATGGCATGGACAGTCTAGGTTCAACCACTTCTCCATTGAGTATGTTTGAGAGTAACTGTAAAAGTACTGCTAGCTCTCAGTTGTGCGAGGTTGAGACGTCCAACGTAATTTCTGTCAGTAAGCTTGTGAGTGAGGATGAAATGGACTGTGGCAGTAATATTTCTTCTCAAGCATTCTTTGAGCATGGATCGCTTGTATCTACGAGGATTGATTTACCTGTTCGCAAGGAATCAGTGGCTGCTCAGAGGATACAATCTGCATATAAGGAATCAGTGGCTGCTCAGAGGATACAATCTGCATATAGAAGATTCTTGTACAACAGAAACTTAAGGATAACTGCTGCAATTAAAATCCAGAGCCATTGGCGGTGTTATTCTGTACGCAACTCCTTCACAAAGCAAGTTCGGAATATTGTAGGAATCCAGACCTCAATAAGACTGTCCTTGCACCATCGGGCTTGTCAGTGCCACCAGCTCTCTGCAGTACTGGTTCAACGATTTGTCAGAGGATGGTTAGCAAGAAAAAGACTGTTAG GTTCTTCTTTGCTGCAAACCTACATAATACTTGACCAAAGTCAACAGAGAAAATGTCATCAAAGCCTTGAGTTAAAGATTGTGCTACATTCAGTCATAAAGCTGCAAAGATGGTGGAGGAAGTTCCTGTTGCATCAGTCTGTCAGAACATCTGTTATCTCAATTCAGTCTTTTGTCCGTGGTTGGTTGGCCCGGAAGCAACTAAATCGGATATTCTGCTGCGTCAACATCATTCAA AGATGGTGGCGAAAGGTTTTGTTCCTTGAATCAAGGAAGCGAGCGGTGACTGTTATCCAGACACATTTCCGTAGTTGGGTCGCACAACAAGATGCTATTAGAACTAGAAACTGTATTACTACAATACAG AGATGGTGGAGAAAGGTTTTGTTCCTTCAATTGAGGAAGCGAGCTGTGATTGTTATCCAGGCTCATTTCCGTGGTTGGGCAGCCCGACAAACTGCTTCTAGAACTAGAAAAAGTATTATTATAATACAG TCATATGTCAAAGGCTACCTGGTGCGGAAAGCTTCAAAGCAAGAAGTTGCTCATATAAGATCTAGACTGCAGAAGTCTTCTGCACTAGTTGATGATAGTATGCGCCTGATCAACAGACTGGTGGCTGCACTGTCGCAGCTCCGTCACTCTAGGAGCACACGCAGCATTAGACAAACTTGCACAGCATTGA GTACTGCTACAGAGTATTCCAAGAAATGCTGCGAGACACTAGTCACTGATGGAGCCGTAGACATATTGCTGAAGCAAATCCACTTGCTGAACCGTGGGATTCCTGACCAGGAAGTCTTGAAGCAAGTGTTCCTTACTCTCAGGAACATTGCACGCTATCCGCATCTTAGGCAGGTGTTAGTCAACATTCCAGAATCAGCTGAAATCATCTTCCAGGAATTACTGAG GAACAAAGCAGCCGTGTTCTTCATAGCGTCTGACATTCTGAAGAAATTATGTGAATCCAAGGAAGGCCATGAAACCGCCCGGGCACTGCATCACCACATCAAAAGGCTGCGAAGTCTGGTGCAAGACCTGGAAAAGAAGGTGGACCTGGACAAGAG GAATGGCCGCACTGGAGCCGTGAAGGAGAACAATCTACGGCAGCTTCGGGAGGCTGCCACGCTCTATCATCTCCTCACTTGTGATACTTAA
- the LOC101760224 gene encoding abnormal spindle-like microcephaly-associated protein homolog isoform X2, protein MSRREPAASPFRDLSNLLTSTPNPKPVPASPHFFTATKTPLQASTPTPLRRRRPGNGTPAPTRFGRHLRALEVDQSRSARRAEFGRERALRAFADSASSWLSLLLRDPAACGCSPAATGSTAAARPCAVGKRDALDGERGRGGRSPKRRRGGGDRRGERRKEMTPTMVAALRDSLREVCSLEDVTERMEKYMSKDACEEVLVMMFQICKNIDDGRLKMKAHCPLATDLRLKEKATRIFMCYNPDWLRIGLYIVLGGDSLLQSGLGKRDKEFHFLKLILEKQMFSQIMTAKSSSHKKVVEGHHVQGYSESLGNIILKRIFLFVAALDRAKIESALPLEAGIDGLDGGSPLLFYHQGQVKSSRQIIQDSLGEAMHGEGDLLMHLTTMGYKLNYQQTALSEYDFTIRSLFEDLQDGIILCRVVQLLLSDSSIILKVIAPSDTSKKRLSNCTTAIQYIKQAQVPLSDSDGVTISAEDIAAGDKELSLSLLWNVFIHMQLPLLASTSLAHELTRLSVPVMSMEQRMSENKSHMGLIYDWVHVICSKSGITVGSSSQFDRRTLNCLMNYYLNIDIFPHKERQAGCREDLFTCHELGTSTDITSCPSSKMGQVLADIFQDIPASGILADGVLFDEKSAIILLAFLSSHLTNDEKLDQLKDLINMRLDHESPVTKISARHRSRGKNGVKYQPPKTDNKDGSYAIQEWAATVIQTQARSLIAKNKYCKLKKAIFILQGAMRAWSAVTLKSNHSCLTISASTPWQAHGTYNRYFIFIMERHRFVHMRKSATIIQQAVRIWIRGRKRLENNEPFKRYEFPEGKTPSKTSSIAPSPQEHCIGDNKTIASATPWQHCEHADTSQASAAHSLCFDGMDSLGSTTSPLSMFESNCKSTASSQLCEVETSNVISVSKLVSEDEMDCGSNISSQAFFEHGSLVSTRIDLPVRKESVAAQRIQSAYRRFLYNRNLRITAAIKIQSHWRCYSVRNSFTKQVRNIVGIQTSIRLSLHHRACQCHQLSAVLVQRFVRGWLARKRLLGSSLLQTYIILDQSQQRKCHQSLELKIVLHSVIKLQRWWRKFLLHQSVRTSVISIQSFVRGWLARKQLNRIFCCVNIIQRWWRKVLFLESRKRAVTVIQTHFRSWVAQQDAIRTRNCITTIQRWWRKVLFLQLRKRAVIVIQAHFRGWAARQTASRTRKSIIIIQSYVKGYLVRKASKQEVAHIRSRLQKSSALVDDSMRLINRLVAALSQLRHSRSTRSIRQTCTALSTATEYSKKCCETLVTDGAVDILLKQIHLLNRGIPDQEVLKQVFLTLRNIARYPHLRQVLVNIPESAEIIFQELLRNKAAVFFIASDILKKLCESKEGHETARALHHHIKRLRSLVQDLEKKVDLDKRNGRTGAVKENNLRQLREAATLYHLLTCDT, encoded by the exons ATGAGCCGCCGCgagcccgccgcctcccccttccGCGACCTCTCCAACCTCCTCACCTCGACACCTAACCCCAAGCCCGTCCCCGCCTCGCCGCACTTCTTCACCGCCACCAAAACCCCCCTCCAGGCTTCCACTCCgacgccgctccgccgccggagGCCCGGCAACGGCACCCCGGCCCCGACACGCTTCGGACGCCACCTCCGCGCGCTCGAGGTTGACCAGTCgcgctccgcccgccgcgccgagtTCGGCCGCGAGCGCGCCCTCCGCGCCTTCGCTGACTCCGCTTCGTCATGGCTCTCGCTCCTTCTCCGCGACCCCGCCGCCTGCGGCTGCTCCCCGGCGGCCACTGGTTCCACCGCGGCCGCGCGGCCCTGCGCTGTGGGCAAGCGCGACGCGCTCGATGGAGAGCGGGGGCGTGGGGGGCGCAGCCCGAAGAGGCGCCGCGGTGGTGGTGATCGCcgcggggagaggaggaaggagatgacGCCGACAATGGTGGCCGCGTTACGGGATTCTCTGAGGGAGGTGTGCAGCCTGGAGGATGTCACGGAGAGAATGGAGAAGTATATGAGCAAGGACGCGTGCGAGGAGGTGCTCGTCATGATGTTTCAAATCTGTAAG AACATTGATGATGGCAGACTGAAGATGAAAGCACATTGCCCCCTTGCTACTGATCTTAGGCTCAAAGAGAAAGCAACTAGGATTTTCATGTGCTACAATCCAGATTGGCTCAGGATTGGCTTGTATATTGTTCTCGGCGGTGATTCCTTGCTACAGAGTGGATTAGGAAAACGGGACAAAGAGTTTCACTTTCTAAAACTAATTCTGGAGAAGCAGATGTTTTCTCAAATCATGACTGCAAAGTCTTCTTCTCACAAGAAGGTGGTCGAAGGGCACCATGTACAGGGTTACAGTGAATCATTGGGCAATATCATACTGAAAAGAATTTTTCTGTTTGTTGCTGCACTAGACAGAGCCAAAATAGAAAGTGCTCTACCTCTTGAAGCTGGAATCGATGGCCTTGACGGTGGATCCCCTCTTTTATTTTATCACCAAGGCCAAGTAAAATCTAGTCGGCAAATCATCCAGG ACTCTTTGGGGGAGGCCATGCATGGAGAAGGTGACCTTCTGATGCACCTCACAACTATGGGATATAAGCTAAATTATCAACAG ACTGCTCTGTCAGAATATGATTTCACTATAAGGAGTCTATTTGAAGATCTCCAAGATGGCATAATTCTTTGTAGAGTTGTTCAGCTGCTCCTGTCAGATTCATCAATCATTTTG AAAGTGATTGCTCCCTCTGATACAAGTAAGAAGAGGTTGAGTAACTGCACCACTGCTATACAATATATCAAGCAAGCTCAGGTTCCATTATCTGATTCTGATGGAGTCACAATTTCGGCGGAAGACATCGCTGCTGGGGATAAAGAGCTTAGCCTTTCATTGCTGTGGAATGTGTTCATCCATATGCAG CTGCCATTGTTAGCAAGCACATCGCTAGCTCATGAATTAACCAGGCTAAGTGTACCTGTAATGTCAATG GAACAACGAATGTCTGAGAACAAGTCACACATGGGCTTGATTTACGATTGGGTTCAT GTGATATGCTCAAAATCTGGCATAACTGTTGGAAGTTCATCTCAGTTTGACAGAAGAACACTGAACTGCCTCATGAACTATTATTTGAACATTGATATTTTCCCTCACAAG GAAAGACAAGCTGGATGCCGAGAGGACTTGTTCacctgtcatgaacttggtacTTCAACTGATATCACCAGCTGTCCATCCAGCAAGATGGGGCAAGTACTTGCTGAcatttttcag GACATTCCAGCTAGTGGTATCCTAGCTGATGGTGTATTATTTGATGAGAAGAGTGCCATTATTTTGCTAGCTTTCCTATCTTCACATCTGACTAATGACGAAAAATTG GATCAACTAAAGGATTTGATAAATATGAGGTTGGACCACGAGAGCCCGGTGACAAAGATTTCAGCAAGACATAGATCTCGAGGAAAGAATGGTGTAAAGTATCAACCTCCTAAGACAGATAACAAAGATGGCTCATATGCCATCCAAG AATGGGCTGCAACTGTTATTCAGACTCAGGCGAGAAGTCTTATTGCAAAGAATAAATATTGTAAGCTCAAGAAGGCAATATTTATCCTGCAAGGTGCTATGAGGGCATGGTCAGCCGTCACCTTGAAAAGTAACCATAGTTGTCTAACTATTTCTGCCTCTACTCCTTGGCAAGCACATG GAACCTACAACAGATATTTCATTTTCATAATGGAAAGGCATAGATTTGTGCATATGAGAAAATCTGCCACTATAATTCAGCAGGCTGTAAGGATTTGGATTAGAGGAAGAAAAAGGCTTGAGAACAATGAGCCCTTCAAAAGGTATGAGTTCCCAGAAGGTAAAACTCCATCCAAAACTAGTAGCATTGCTCCTTCCCCTCAGGAGCATTGCATTGGTGACAATAAAACCATAGCTTCAGCCACTCCATGGCAGCATTGCGAGCATGCAGATACATCGCAGGCTTCTGCTGCTCATAGTCTTTGTTTTGATGGCATGGACAGTCTAGGTTCAACCACTTCTCCATTGAGTATGTTTGAGAGTAACTGTAAAAGTACTGCTAGCTCTCAGTTGTGCGAGGTTGAGACGTCCAACGTAATTTCTGTCAGTAAGCTTGTGAGTGAGGATGAAATGGACTGTGGCAGTAATATTTCTTCTCAAGCATTCTTTGAGCATGGATCGCTTGTATCTACGAGGATTGATTTACCTGTTCGCAAG GAATCAGTGGCTGCTCAGAGGATACAATCTGCATATAGAAGATTCTTGTACAACAGAAACTTAAGGATAACTGCTGCAATTAAAATCCAGAGCCATTGGCGGTGTTATTCTGTACGCAACTCCTTCACAAAGCAAGTTCGGAATATTGTAGGAATCCAGACCTCAATAAGACTGTCCTTGCACCATCGGGCTTGTCAGTGCCACCAGCTCTCTGCAGTACTGGTTCAACGATTTGTCAGAGGATGGTTAGCAAGAAAAAGACTGTTAG GTTCTTCTTTGCTGCAAACCTACATAATACTTGACCAAAGTCAACAGAGAAAATGTCATCAAAGCCTTGAGTTAAAGATTGTGCTACATTCAGTCATAAAGCTGCAAAGATGGTGGAGGAAGTTCCTGTTGCATCAGTCTGTCAGAACATCTGTTATCTCAATTCAGTCTTTTGTCCGTGGTTGGTTGGCCCGGAAGCAACTAAATCGGATATTCTGCTGCGTCAACATCATTCAA AGATGGTGGCGAAAGGTTTTGTTCCTTGAATCAAGGAAGCGAGCGGTGACTGTTATCCAGACACATTTCCGTAGTTGGGTCGCACAACAAGATGCTATTAGAACTAGAAACTGTATTACTACAATACAG AGATGGTGGAGAAAGGTTTTGTTCCTTCAATTGAGGAAGCGAGCTGTGATTGTTATCCAGGCTCATTTCCGTGGTTGGGCAGCCCGACAAACTGCTTCTAGAACTAGAAAAAGTATTATTATAATACAG TCATATGTCAAAGGCTACCTGGTGCGGAAAGCTTCAAAGCAAGAAGTTGCTCATATAAGATCTAGACTGCAGAAGTCTTCTGCACTAGTTGATGATAGTATGCGCCTGATCAACAGACTGGTGGCTGCACTGTCGCAGCTCCGTCACTCTAGGAGCACACGCAGCATTAGACAAACTTGCACAGCATTGA GTACTGCTACAGAGTATTCCAAGAAATGCTGCGAGACACTAGTCACTGATGGAGCCGTAGACATATTGCTGAAGCAAATCCACTTGCTGAACCGTGGGATTCCTGACCAGGAAGTCTTGAAGCAAGTGTTCCTTACTCTCAGGAACATTGCACGCTATCCGCATCTTAGGCAGGTGTTAGTCAACATTCCAGAATCAGCTGAAATCATCTTCCAGGAATTACTGAG GAACAAAGCAGCCGTGTTCTTCATAGCGTCTGACATTCTGAAGAAATTATGTGAATCCAAGGAAGGCCATGAAACCGCCCGGGCACTGCATCACCACATCAAAAGGCTGCGAAGTCTGGTGCAAGACCTGGAAAAGAAGGTGGACCTGGACAAGAG GAATGGCCGCACTGGAGCCGTGAAGGAGAACAATCTACGGCAGCTTCGGGAGGCTGCCACGCTCTATCATCTCCTCACTTGTGATACTTAA
- the LOC101754030 gene encoding AAA-ATPase At3g50940 — translation MEQSGVGGQAVDAYRKALATAASAAAYAVMARGMARELLPPELRAAARWASSALLERLGRAKKERRTLVVRSQQGGGGGGGREENLLFDAARTYLASRLDPRAMPRLGLTLACARDGDGRASWRRVLFLEPGDSTVDVFDGVRFKWACVEAPSGGGGKKKARRDEPGTGGDRDFVLELSFAAEHTDVAVDQYVPFVMEAAEEVEQRDRALKICMNEGRTWYRVSHHHPATFDTLAMDRDLKRSIVADLDLFASRRDHYRRIGKAWKRGYLLYGPPGTGKSSLVAAMANHLRYDLYDLDLSHVHLNTSLQWLLVGMSNRSILVIEDIDCCCDAMSREDDKAPPRTGDGGGDDEIGTGIASDSDAPLPPGPPAEGITLSGLLNFIDGLWSTSGEERIIVFTTNYKDRLDPALLRPGRMDMHVYMGYCGWDAFKTLARNYFLIDDHPLFPEIQALLAEVEVTPAAVSEMLLRSDDAGVALRGLKDFLEEKKQEALPEGGKQSGEEAGKA, via the exons aTGGAGCAATCGGGGGTGGGCGGGCAGGCGGTGGACGCGTACCGGAAGGCGCTGGCcacggcggcctcggcggcggcgtacgcGGTGATGGCGCGCGGCATGGCGCGGGAGCTCCTCCCGCCCGAgctccgcgccgcggcgcgctgGGCCTCGTCGGCGCTGCTGGAGCGCCTCGGGCGGGCAAAGAAGGAGCGCCGCACGCTCGTCGTCCGGAGCCAgcaggggggcggcggcggcggcgggcgcgaggagAACCTCCTCTTCGACGCCGCGCGAACGTACCTGGCCTCCAGGCTCGACCCGCGCGCCATGCCCCGCCTGGGCCTCACGCTGGCCTGCGCcagggacggcgacggccgcgccAGCTGGCGGAGGGTCCTCTTCCTCGAGCCCGGGGACTCCACCGTCGACGTCTTCGACGGGGTTCGCTTCAAGTGGGCGTGCGTCGAGGcgcccagcggcggcggggggaagaagaaggccaggaGAGACGAGcccggcaccggcggcgaccgcgACTTCGTGCTCGAGCTCAGCTTCGCCGCCGAGCACACGGACGTCGCCGTGGACCAGTACGTGCCCTTCGTCATGGAGGCcgccgaggaggtggagcagcgGGACCGCGCGCTCAAGATCTGCATGAACGAGGGCCGGACGTGGTACAGGGtcagccaccaccacccggcCACGTTCGACACGCTCGCCATGGACCGGGACCTCAAGCGCTCCATCGTCGCCGACCTCGACCTCTTCGCCAGCAGGAGGGACCACTACCGCCGCATCGGCAAGGCCTGGAAGCGCGGTTACCTGCTCTACGGCCCGCCCGGCACCGGCAAGTCCAgcctcgtcgccgccatggccaacCACCTCCGCTACGACCTCTACGACCTCGACCTCTCCCATGTGCACTTGAACACCTCGCTGCAGTGGCTGCTCGTCGGCATGTCCAACAGGTCCATCCTCGTCATCGAGGACATCGACTGCTGCTGCGATGCCATGTCCAGGGAAGATGACAAGGCGCCGCCGCGCAccggagacggcggtggcgacgacgaAATCGGCACCGGCATTGCATCGGACTCCGACGCTCCCCTACCTCCG GGACCTCCGGCGGAGGGCATCACCCTGTCCGGGCTGCTGAACTTCATCGACGGGCTGTGGTCGACGAGCGGCGAGGAGCGCATCATCGTCTTCACCACCAACTACAAGGACCGCCTGGACCCGGCGCTGCTCCGGCCGGGGCGCATGGACATGCACGTCTACATGGGCTACTGCGGCTGGGACGCCTTCAAGACGCTGGCCCGGAACTACTTCCTCATCGACGACCACCCGCTGTTCCCGGAGATACAGGCGCTgctggcggaggtggaggtgacgCCGGCCGCCGTGTCAGAGATGCTGCTGCGGAgcgacgacgccggcgtcgcGCTCCGGGGGCTCAAGGACTTCCTcgaggagaagaagcaggaggcgCTGCCAGAAGGGGGGAAGCAGAGCGGGGAAGAAGCGGGGAAGGCATGA